The Panthera uncia isolate 11264 unplaced genomic scaffold, Puncia_PCG_1.0 HiC_scaffold_2239, whole genome shotgun sequence region CACTGCTGTTACCCACCCCTCGTACAGCTGAGGAATCTGCCCAGACTCACACGGCTTGGGATTCCAGGCCCAACCCCCCCTCAGACCCCACTGTCTGTCACAGCACAAATTACGGTCCCCTGGCTCCCTGGGACAGGGGCTCCCATCCTTTCACCTTCCTGTGGCTCCTGccttcccccctcttcccttctgtgTTCAACTCTCCAGATCCCcaacccctcctctccttccttcctgctctcaGTGCACCCCTCCAGTTCACTCAGCCTCACCATCCACACCAGGGGGTCTTGGATCTCCCGCCTTCTCCCTACACCTCTCGCCAGCTCCTACGGGGCTGGTTTCCAGAACAAACGTATCAGTTATGTACTTCTCCCTGTCAGACTTCGAGACGGGCCCTTTTTCAGAACAAAGGTGGTATGCTTTGAGGCCGGAGATATACAGGAAAATCAAGGCGCCGGAAGACATTAATTCAGCCAAAGCGAAACCACAGAGGCCGTAGGACCGGCTCAGAGCTCTCCGTGACCTCCACGCTCCAACGCGCCCTGGCCCGCCCTCCAGACCACCTACCCACCTGATAATAAGCACCAGCGGCATTGGCATCGCCATATGTGGAAAACTGGTTGTAGCCGTAGTCATCCCCGGGCTTAGGCATCCAAGGGGCCCCACTTGAGCCCGCTGCCATCTTGAATTCGAGGGGGGCATTGGCTGCGTCGTCCTGGAAGGCCGGCTCAGGTTCCGTGCCCGGAGGCAGCTCTTCAGGGACGGCAGGGAGGGGGTAAGGGTATGGCTCAACTCCAGGCGGCTCAGCCTTgtcagggagggagaaaaagttCTCGGGGGCTACTTCCTCATCACTGTCGTCCTCCTCCTGCGTGATCTGCTTCGTCACCTGTAGGGCAGCACTCTTGGCGGCAGCCTTGATGGCAGAGGGTGACGGAGTGGTGGTTGTGGTGCCCACGACAGAGGCGAGGGAAGAGGGCTTGGTCTTAGAAGCCTGTCTGGAGGGCTTAGTGTCAGAGGAGCCATCCGCGGGCTTCCGGGAGGAGgcgtggggcaggggcagcctgCCAGTCTCTTTCACAGGCAGGTTTTTAGGCTGGGGAAGCAAGGCAGACAGGCCAGCGCCCTCGCCGGATCCCTGGTGAGCACAGGTtcggggaaggagggaaaaacgTGCCAAGTGAGATCTGGTGATACACGTTATCAACACCAAGAACAAGAGGCACAGATAGGCGCTCCGGCCTAAAATCTCATCGGCCCCTGCTTCCTTCTCAACTCTGCCCGCTGCCTCGCTGGGGGATCCCATCTGCCTCCTACCTCAGGCCCCTCTGCTGGCTGCTTCTCCCAGGGAAGACATCACCCCTGTTCTCCTCGGCTCCACACCAACCTGGCTCCGCTGCCCTGTGCCCCAGAGCCTTCCCTGAGTCTGTGGCTTTTGGTGACTACGATGCTTTTAATCCCACATCATCCCTTCTTCCCAGAAAGCCCAGGGCTCTCTCCAGCTGATCGCTCCACCTCTCTCCAGGGCTTGAAGGTTCTTCTTAACATAGGAACTCCCTGCTTCCCTGGGATTGCTACTCAAAGTCAAGAACAAGGCTCTGTCCAAAAGACCTTCACTCCTGTTGCCCAAAGTCCTCTCCTCTGCCCAAGGAAAGCCCTATACGTGTGGCATATTCAGTTTACGCCAGAGTTGAGCATTTAACTTCTCAATCTGTAAGCTAAATGACTCAGCCCATCCCAAGTTCCTACTGCACGGAAAAATCTCTCCGATTCTGCTTTCTGTATGCCACGGGGCTAGCCTGGCCTAACTGGAGGGCCGAGGGAGGTGTCAGTCTAAAAAAGGAGAATGGAACAAGGCCACCATGCCCCTGTCCTGGAGGACCAGTATACTTCAGCCCCTCGGCCAAGCAACGCCCAGAGCAAGTGAAGAAAGGCTGGTGAGTCAGGCAGGCAGAACAGTTCATCTGGCCAGTGGGCTCCTCCCCCTGCTGTGTGTCCACACCTCTGGAACATTCCAGCCAGGCGGACCGCAGAGACTCACGCACGTAGGGAGCGGGCCCAGGTGCCATGTGGTTCGCATGCTCAGGCTACcttgaagcgtccgacttctcaGATGGAATCTGGGGTCACAGCCACACCCCTGTGCAGCACTGGGTCCCCACCCCGCCCGACAGCTGAGCCAGTGTCCCGCCAGCCCCTCCGCCAGCTGGGAGGCTGCTCTGTGCTCCAGAGGCCCTCTGAGCCAGTGCCCCTGTGACTCAGGCTGCCCTTACCCGCCCCCTCCAGGAAGCCACCCTGGTAACGGAGAACCGGCCTCCAGCAGCCTCAGCTCCCAGTTTTGGCCGCGACTCCTCTTCCGTCACCCCCCCACACAGGGCCAGGACGTCACTCTCCCCTCCACATGACTGCGCCCGGAGAGCTCCCAGCAGTGGAGGTGACATCTTAGCAGAGTCAGGGGAAGGGGCAGCTCTGGCGTCACACGCCTGAGTCACGACATACTCTGACAAAGGCAGGAcggcttttgctttgtttttcctgagaCATACAACCCACAAGATCAGAGAGCACGTGAGTCCCTGAGCGGCGAGTAGAGCGGGAAGAAACTCCCGGGGGCCGGAATAAAGGCACCGGGACAGGGGAAAACAGGGCAAACGGCCGAGAGATCAGCTCCCGGCATCGTGTGGCTGAGGACTTCCGGTCTCAGGTCTGGAGCAGGAGCCAAGCGCAGCAGGGAAGGGCTGGGACTCGAAGGTCAGACCCAGAGTCTGACCCCCGCCCTGCCCCATCCATTGCCGCCCGCGGGCAAGCTCCTTCAGCCCGTGGTTTCCACCAGTGGAATACGGGGGTGATGACAAGGCCACGACCGCGGCGCTACCTTGAGAGCGAAATCGACTAAAGGCTGGTAAAGCACCGAGAGCTGTGCCTGGCACGACTGAAGTATTTACTTTCCAGGTTAAAGATGAGGCGGGAGGATAACTGCACAACACACACGTTCCTAACATCGTTCTGCCCGCTCGGTTCACCCTTCCTAAACCATCCTTTCAGCGGAAATGTATGCACCCACTGGTTTCCGCCTCCCTGCCACTGGCTGCCCCCAGCAGGGGTGACCCCACCAGGCCAGCACCGAGCAACGGCGAGGGGAGGGCACACGGCACGAGGGCCGGCGGCTCCGAGAACAACCAAACCACACGGAGGGAGCTGGTCCTCAAATGCTTGCGTCTGCCCTACGTGTGATGTGGAAACACGTCCCGGGCGTCGTGACTCTCTTTCGGGAGGCAATGCGGGAAGAGAAATGGCTTCTGCCGGGTCACAAAGCTTACCTGAAGGACAGTTTTCTTCTTGGAGGGCTCATCTTCCTCGGAAtctgactaagaaaaaaagaaacggaATAAGGCCTTCCCGCGTGAGGGCGGTGGAGGAAACACCCGCATCCAGCGAGGTCCGGACAAGGGCGGCCCAGGGGTCTGTGCGGTTGCAGGGGAAGCGCCCGAgagctccctccctgctctcgAACCGCCTCAGAGTGAAGGGGTGTGTGGTGACTTCCCCAGGGCGCTCGTTCTGCCCCGGGTCCTGCGGCCCAGGCTCCTTGGCATCAATTTCTATTCCTTTAAAGTAAAAGCATTTCCTCCCCTTTAGACCTGGTGGAAAGAAAAGGCTACACCCATTTTTCTCCTAATAAATCTGTCTGCTGGAAGACGGATGGATGTGGCCCACCATCTCCCCCAGTCTCAGCTGCCCTTCTGAAACCGCTCACGCAGACAACATAACCACACGGCCGGGCAACTCCGGCGGGAGTTAAGTGGGGTGTTAACTACTCTCTGTGCAGCATTAAAGGTCAAAGCCATTGGAGAAATCCATTCCCTCTGCAAGTATGATCTACCGTCTGCCAGACAGAGTTGCCCGCGTCCAAGAGGAAGGTGAGCAAATGGGGACGGTGAGCGCTGGGGGCAACACAGGAGGCCATTTGTGTCACCCTCTGACTCACCGGGGCTGTCCCTAACACAAGCTCTCACACTGGAAGCTACCTGACCTTGTAGCTCAGTACCAGATCCTGAACATCGCCAACGATGAAAAAGGTGCAAgcctatgatttttaaaagttattcccCTAGGGGGCGCCTGCGGGCTCAGGCGATGGAGAGaccgacctcggctcgggtcatgatctggcggttcagGAGGTGAAGCGCCCaggggggctctgggctgacagctgggagcccggagcctgcttcggattctgtgtctccctctctctctgcccctccccactcgcactctgtctctctctttctctccaaagtgaataaaagcattaagaataattacaaataaatacacaggtaggcaagtaagtaagtaaatcccgggacgcctgggtggctcagtcagttgagtgattCTTGATTTagggtcaggtcacgatcccagggtcatgggatgcgTGAcgggtgtggagcctccttgagagtctctccccgccccccccccacttgcacacactctctccctctctgtaaaataaaaaataataacgctaaagcatttttaaaaattaagaataaataacaaGTGAATTCTCAAGCCAAGAACCTTAAAAGCTGCCATTTGTTCCCAGGGCCTGCTTCGGGCGTCTGCGCAtaaagggggtggggcaggtctCAGACGCGTCCATGTGCAAGACGCTGCAAGAACTCAAACGCTCTGCTGGAATCTCTCGGCCCACAAGTCCCTCCCCCGGCTCATAGGTACAAGGACCTCACAGCGACTGAGAATCTACTCTATGCAATCCACAGGGCACGTATCGATGGATGTCCCGACGGCCGCCCCAGGCTGGGTGACGGGAAGACGATGCTCATCCGCTCTGCCCACGGGCACGGGGCAGGGCCTGGAGCAGGTAGAGTCCTGTCCCCTGTTCCCCAGACCAGTCCCCCGGTGTGCCTcaaagattttgtgtgtgtgctgtgccACGGAAGAAGTCCCCGTCCTCAAGGAAGTCACAATCCAGTAAGAGTGACAAGCGTCACGTAACAAGGCAGGAAAACACAAAGGGCGTCAAGTGTGGTTCAAACACCCCCTCAACGAATCTGCTGGTCCTACGTTCGTCTCTCCTCCATGTGGGGCCTCACCTTACCGCCCAGTCCCTGCACCTGTATCAGTATGTTACAAAACCCGTAAGGGGAGTCTGTCTGGCGGGCAGGGGGACAGGGGAAGAGGTGGCAGAGGGCAGGACAGTCCTCTTAGGTGGCAGTCAACTCACGACGCTTCACTCGTCCTTCCAGTAACACTTCCCGGCAGGCCCTGTCATCTCAGTTTcgagggggagggaaggcaggcccGGAGAGGTCAAGTACCAGCTGGGTCACGGTGGAACCAAGGGCCGGAACCATTCAGCTCGCGCGTCCCCGCAGAGACACCGTGCCGAGTTGTCCCCTGCTGGCCCGGGCCCGAGATCCGCCCTGACCAGGCCCCTCGACACCCCACACGACGCAGACGGGCGCACACGGCACCAAATCAGAACTACAAGTGTGAGTCTCGGCTGTGCCATTTATTTGCGGCCCCCAAGCCTGTGGAAAATAGCACACGCACATATCACAACGACGCGCTAAAGACCGCACGAGCCGTCTAGCCATGGAAACGTACATAAACGAAAGTTCTTGGCAGAGTTTGAGGACTCTCATTCTCTCCGACCTGCCAAGACATCaaactcaaccaaaaaaaaaaaaaaaaaaaagcaaataaacaaagcaTTAAGCCCCAAACACCTAAACATCTTGACCCGTTCTCTCTGTTCCAAACTCCCATTGCCTCAGAGACCCCTGACCATCCCCTGGCCTCATAACCACAGAGACACGTCCCCTCCCTGGCAGGGCACGTGGGGAACCACCTCACTACCGGGCACAGTTTTCGTGACGTCTGGAGGCCCAGTTAAACTTTAACATCTTAGGCAATTAGGTTCAAGTGCAACAATGTGCGAAAGAACAGGTTTTGTCCGAATCTCAGATGATTACGTTTATAAAACTGTACaaacatattatatttttaatttttattttaacgtttatttatttttgagacagagagagacagagcatgaacgggggagggtcagagagagggagacacagaatctgaaacaggctccatggggctctgagctgtcagcccagagcccgacgcggggctccaactcacggaccgcg contains the following coding sequences:
- the LOC125917692 gene encoding proline-rich protein PRCC-like gives rise to the protein MVRTRQGRGSATDSPYGFCNILIQVQGLGGKSDSEEDEPSKKKTVLQGSGEGAGLSALLPQPKNLPVKETGRLPLPHASSRKPADGSSDTKPSRQASKTKPSSLASVVGTTTTTPSPSAIKAAAKSAALQVTKQITQEEDDSDEEVAPENFFSLPDKAEPPGVEPYPYPLPAVPEELPPGTEPEPAFQDDAANAPLEFKMAAGSSGAPWMPKPGDDYGYNQFSTYGDANAAGAYYQDYYSGGYYPAQDPALVPPQEIAPDASFIDDEAFKRLQGKRNRGREEVNFVEIKGDDQLSGAQQWMTKSLTEEKTMKSFSKVSGKGLLHG